The sequence below is a genomic window from Oscillospiraceae bacterium.
TCATTCCTCCCATAATTTAAATCAGTAGGGGCGATTCACGAATCGCCCGCCCTCAGACGGTCTTGATAACGTAGGGACAGGGGACGCCGGAGAGCACGTCGATCAGGTTTTGCACGCTCATCAGGGCCATGCAGGCGGTGGCCTCGTTGGTATGGGAGCCGGTGTGGGGGGTGGCCACCACGCTGTCCAGCCCGAAGAGCGGGGAGCCGGTGGGGGGTTCCACCTCGTAGGCGTCCAGGCCCAGCCCGCCCAGATGGCCGGACTGGAGCAGCGCGCAGGCCGCCGCCTCGTCGATGAGGCCGCCCCGGGCGGTGTTGATGAGGATGGCCCCCGGCTTCATGGCCTCCATGACGGCGCGGCTCATGATGTGCCGGGTCTGGTCGTTGAGGGGCAGGTGGAGGCTGATCACGTCGGACTGGGCCACCACCTCGTCAAAGCCGGCGGGGGTGATGCCGTGAGCGCGGGCGTACTCCCCGTCGAGATAGGGGTCGTAGGCCAGCACCTTCATGTCGAAGCCCTGGCCCCGCTTGGCCACCGACTTGCCGATGGCCCCCAGGCCCAGAATGCCCAGGGTCTTGCCGTACAGCTCCACGCCGGTGGAGCGCACCCACGCCCCCTCCCGGGTCCTGCGGTCCAGCATGGGGATCTTCCGCGCCGCCGCCAGCATCAGGCCCAGGGCCAAATCGGCCACGGCCTGGGCGTTGGCCCCCGGGGTGTTGCACACGCTCAGGCCCCGCCGCGCCGCCGCGGCCAGATCCACCCGGTCCACCCCCGCGCCGTAGCGGGAAATGACCCTGAGGCGGTCGCAGGACTCAATGACCTTGGCGCTCACGCTGTCCAGGCCGGCGATGTAGCCGTCGCAGCCCTGGAGCAGGGGGATGAGCTCCTCCCCGGTCAGGGGGCGGCCGTAAGGGTTGTAGACGATTTCGTCCGCGAACTGCCGGAGCTTTTCCAGGGCCGGGGTGGG
It includes:
- a CDS encoding 2-hydroxyacid dehydrogenase codes for the protein MKVLVTATSFKPDRPTPALEKLRQFADEIVYNPYGRPLTGEELIPLLQGCDGYIAGLDSVSAKVIESCDRLRVISRYGAGVDRVDLAAAARRGLSVCNTPGANAQAVADLALGLMLAAARKIPMLDRRTREGAWVRSTGVELYGKTLGILGLGAIGKSVAKRGQGFDMKVLAYDPYLDGEYARAHGITPAGFDEVVAQSDVISLHLPLNDQTRHIMSRAVMEAMKPGAILINTARGGLIDEAAACALLQSGHLGGLGLDAYEVEPPTGSPLFGLDSVVATPHTGSHTNEATACMALMSVQNLIDVLSGVPCPYVIKTV